In a genomic window of Micromonospora cremea:
- a CDS encoding PadR family transcriptional regulator has protein sequence MLELAILGFLADRPLHGYDLKRRIAQLTGHVRPIADGTLYPAIKRLERAGLLTRRVEPGAGAAPRQMLALTEPGRAELDRRLREPDELEISDENRWFVLLAFLRHLDDPAARDQVLRRRLAFLRTPSSFFYEGDRPVRAEELTDPYRRGMLTIARATSQAELRWLGEMLGEPG, from the coding sequence GTGCTCGAACTCGCCATCCTCGGTTTCCTGGCCGACCGACCCCTGCACGGCTACGACCTGAAGCGGCGGATCGCCCAGCTCACCGGGCATGTCCGACCCATCGCCGACGGGACCCTCTATCCCGCGATCAAGCGACTGGAACGCGCTGGCCTGCTCACCCGGCGGGTGGAACCCGGTGCCGGCGCGGCCCCCCGCCAGATGCTGGCGCTGACCGAGCCGGGTCGGGCCGAGCTGGACCGCCGGCTCCGCGAACCCGACGAGCTGGAGATCAGCGACGAGAACCGCTGGTTCGTCCTGCTGGCCTTTCTCCGGCACCTGGATGACCCGGCCGCCCGCGACCAGGTGCTCCGCCGACGGTTGGCCTTCCTCCGTACGCCGAGCAGCTTCTTCTACGAGGGTGACCGGCCGGTGCGCGCCGAGGAACTCACCGACCCGTACCGCCGGGGGATGCTGACCATCGCCCGAGCCACCAGCCAGGCCGAGCTGCGCTGGCTCGGCGAGATGCTGGGCGAGCCGGGGTGA
- a CDS encoding alpha/beta fold hydrolase — protein MNAATVGPDGARMRWVEISGRAPARVYVHGLGAMSAPYFLPAATLPELAGHRSLFVDLLGFGLSDRPAAFGYTLTEHAEALAAALDAAGVRAADIVAHSMGGAVAIALAHHRPDLVGQLVLIEANLDPNPPPTAGSSGMARYSEAEFLAGGLASTLDRVGPAWAATMRLADPIGLHRTAIGLTTGTRPAMRHLLERLPMPRTYLQGGRSGPVVGAESLASAGVRVVTVPDAGHNIMLDAPEQFAQVTAAALAQPALA, from the coding sequence ATGAATGCTGCGACCGTGGGCCCGGACGGGGCTCGAATGCGTTGGGTGGAGATCTCCGGACGTGCACCGGCCCGGGTGTACGTGCACGGGCTCGGCGCGATGTCCGCGCCGTACTTCCTGCCAGCGGCCACCCTCCCCGAGCTGGCCGGCCACCGATCCCTCTTCGTCGATCTCCTCGGCTTCGGGTTGAGCGACCGGCCGGCCGCATTCGGCTACACCCTCACCGAGCACGCCGAGGCGCTGGCCGCGGCGCTCGACGCGGCCGGGGTCCGGGCGGCCGACATCGTCGCGCACAGCATGGGCGGCGCGGTGGCCATCGCACTCGCCCACCACCGCCCGGACCTGGTCGGGCAGCTGGTGCTGATCGAGGCGAACCTGGACCCGAATCCCCCGCCGACCGCCGGCAGCAGCGGCATGGCCCGGTACTCCGAGGCGGAGTTCCTCGCCGGCGGCCTCGCCTCGACGCTGGACCGGGTGGGCCCGGCCTGGGCCGCCACCATGCGACTCGCCGACCCGATCGGCCTGCACCGCACCGCGATCGGCCTGACGACCGGCACTCGCCCCGCGATGCGGCACCTGCTGGAACGGCTGCCGATGCCGCGCACCTACCTCCAGGGTGGTCGGAGCGGGCCGGTCGTCGGCGCGGAATCGCTGGCCTCAGCCGGAGTGCGGGTGGTGACCGTGCCGGACGCCGGACACAACATCATGCTCGACGCACCCGAGCAGTTCGCTCAGGTCACCGCCGCCGCCCTCGCCCAGCCCGCCCTCGCCTGA
- a CDS encoding rhodanese-like domain-containing protein has protein sequence MSPGIDALLEQARAGLHRLTPQQTVEAVRGGALLIDTRTEMQRRDQGDLPGAIVIDRTVLEWRLDPASEWRIPEATGYDREIVLVCREGYSSSLAAASLQTLGLRRATDMIGGVDAWLAAGLPTTDRPADIRH, from the coding sequence ATGAGCCCCGGCATCGACGCCCTGCTCGAACAGGCCCGCGCCGGGCTGCACCGACTGACTCCGCAGCAGACCGTCGAGGCGGTCCGCGGCGGCGCGCTGCTGATCGACACCCGTACCGAGATGCAGCGCCGAGACCAGGGCGACCTGCCCGGGGCGATCGTCATCGACCGGACGGTGCTGGAGTGGCGACTCGACCCGGCCAGCGAATGGCGCATCCCGGAAGCCACCGGCTACGACCGGGAGATCGTGCTGGTGTGCCGGGAGGGTTACAGCTCCAGCCTGGCCGCCGCCAGCCTCCAGACGCTCGGGCTGCGCCGGGCCACCGACATGATCGGCGGCGTCGACGCGTGGCTCGCCGCCGGCCTTCCCACCACCGACCGCCCCGCCGACATCCGCCACTGA